Proteins encoded together in one Kingella oralis window:
- the dinG gene encoding ATP-dependent DNA helicase DinG encodes MLTDLEKNAIRDHYRAISENLPHFRPRPAQREMIAAIANAFSRTLTREEGGDAPERQGESIAVIEGPTGVGKSLAYLLAGGIMAQTRNKRLIVSSATIALQEQLVERDLPFVVAQSGLELSFALAKGRGRYLCPYKLYQLTQTNAQQTLDGIEQPAVLWSNKPKAEEIATLQNMANQFASRQFNGDRDTWSEKIDDALWQQVTNDRHGCLKSACPNRAECPFYLARDTLEHTDVIVANHDLLLADISMGGGVILPAPENSFYCIDEAHHLPKKALNQFAAEHTWLHAMWTAEKLPQHTQKIALLTDKLELANLANEAANSLLDSLNEWQFHLMDAPELAASEQEHETIWLWQDGIIPPELENLVHNTNIAAQALANNVSQLADALAAARRDKDQDSSQIDRISTEFGIFVARTEQIAAVWQLIATAPSEDKEPLAKWISHPQSDKIDWTFHASPITAATMLANKLFKRAAGAILTSATLQSLGNFKLLLNQTGLTWLPETTTLALQSPFNFAEQGELYLPPISTSPKDPVAHTNEVIEWLPKLISDTAPIGTLVLFTSRKQMQEVAFRLPENYLPHLLIQGEQSKSKLLAQHHQNLADGKPSIIFGLDSFAEGLDLPHEACVHVIIVKLPFSMPDNPIEKTQSRWIEKRGGRPFMEITVPEASIKLVQAVGRLIRTESDYGRITILDNRITTQRYGQQLLACLPPFKRLG; translated from the coding sequence ATGCTCACCGACCTAGAAAAAAACGCCATCCGCGACCACTACCGCGCCATCTCCGAAAACCTGCCCCACTTTCGCCCCCGCCCCGCCCAGCGCGAAATGATTGCCGCCATTGCCAACGCCTTTTCCCGCACGCTCACGCGCGAAGAAGGCGGCGACGCGCCCGAGCGACAAGGCGAGAGCATCGCCGTTATCGAAGGCCCAACAGGCGTAGGCAAATCGCTGGCGTATTTGTTGGCAGGCGGCATCATGGCGCAAACGCGCAACAAGCGCCTAATCGTTTCCAGCGCCACCATCGCCCTGCAAGAGCAATTGGTGGAACGCGATTTGCCGTTTGTGGTCGCGCAAAGCGGGCTGGAACTGAGCTTCGCCCTCGCCAAAGGGCGCGGACGCTACCTCTGCCCCTACAAACTCTACCAGCTCACTCAAACCAACGCCCAGCAAACCCTAGACGGCATAGAACAGCCCGCCGTGCTGTGGAGCAACAAGCCCAAAGCCGAAGAAATCGCCACTCTGCAAAACATGGCAAACCAATTTGCCAGCCGCCAATTCAACGGCGACCGCGACACATGGAGCGAAAAAATCGACGATGCCCTGTGGCAGCAAGTAACCAACGACCGCCACGGCTGCCTGAAATCCGCCTGCCCCAACCGCGCCGAATGCCCGTTTTACCTCGCCCGCGACACGCTGGAACACACCGATGTCATCGTTGCCAACCACGATTTGCTGCTCGCCGACATCAGCATGGGCGGCGGCGTGATTCTGCCCGCGCCCGAAAACAGCTTCTACTGCATTGACGAAGCGCATCATCTGCCGAAAAAAGCCCTGAACCAATTTGCCGCCGAACACACCTGGCTACACGCGATGTGGACAGCCGAAAAACTGCCGCAGCACACGCAAAAAATCGCCCTGCTCACCGACAAGCTAGAACTTGCCAACCTAGCCAACGAAGCCGCCAACAGCCTGCTAGACAGCCTAAACGAATGGCAATTTCACCTGATGGATGCGCCCGAATTAGCCGCCAGCGAGCAAGAGCACGAAACCATTTGGCTGTGGCAAGACGGCATCATCCCGCCCGAATTGGAAAACCTTGTTCACAACACAAACATCGCCGCCCAAGCCCTTGCCAACAACGTCAGCCAGCTTGCCGACGCGCTTGCCGCCGCCCGCCGCGACAAAGACCAAGACAGCAGCCAAATAGACCGCATCAGCACCGAATTTGGCATCTTCGTTGCCCGCACCGAGCAAATCGCCGCCGTGTGGCAACTCATCGCCACCGCCCCCAGCGAAGACAAAGAACCGCTCGCCAAATGGATAAGCCACCCGCAAAGCGACAAAATAGACTGGACATTCCACGCAAGCCCCATCACCGCCGCCACCATGTTGGCAAACAAATTATTCAAACGCGCAGCAGGCGCCATTCTCACCTCCGCCACCTTGCAAAGCCTCGGCAACTTCAAGCTGCTGCTCAACCAAACAGGGCTCACATGGCTGCCCGAAACCACCACCCTCGCCCTGCAAAGCCCATTTAATTTTGCCGAGCAAGGCGAACTCTATCTCCCGCCCATCAGCACCAGCCCCAAAGACCCCGTCGCTCACACCAACGAAGTGATTGAATGGCTGCCCAAGCTCATCAGCGACACCGCTCCCATAGGCACGCTGGTGTTATTCACCTCGCGCAAGCAAATGCAAGAAGTCGCTTTCAGGCTGCCTGAAAACTACCTGCCGCACCTGCTGATACAAGGCGAACAATCCAAATCCAAGCTGCTTGCCCAGCATCATCAAAACCTTGCCGATGGCAAGCCCAGCATCATCTTCGGGCTAGACAGCTTTGCCGAAGGGCTAGACTTGCCGCACGAAGCCTGCGTGCACGTTATCATCGTCAAACTCCCCTTTTCCATGCCCGACAACCCCATAGAAAAAACCCAAAGCCGCTGGATAGAAAAACGCGGCGGGCGACCCTTTATGGAAATCACCGTGCCCGAAGCCAGCATCAAACTGGTGCAAGCCGTTGGGCGGCTGATTCGCACCGAAAGCGACTACGGGCGCATCACCATCCTAGACAACCGCATCACCACTCAACGCTACGGGCAACAACTGCTCGCCTGCTTACCGCCGTTTAAACGGCTAGGGTAA
- a CDS encoding DUF302 domain-containing protein, with protein MKPALTALATAASLTACAQNSAPEAPATQATNAPRIHTVASQYPFDETVTRLQNAIQAKGMTVFAVIDHRAAARQSGLEMQPATVIVFGTPKAGTPLMVKDPTFALQLPLRVLVTQTPAGVQAVFTDTHALIDGSRIEYSEVENTLANAEKLIRAVVAQ; from the coding sequence ATTAAACCCGCCCTAACCGCATTGGCAACCGCCGCCAGCTTAACCGCTTGCGCACAAAACAGCGCGCCCGAAGCGCCTGCCACGCAAGCCACAAACGCGCCGCGCATCCACACCGTTGCCAGCCAATACCCGTTTGACGAAACGGTAACGCGCCTGCAAAACGCCATCCAAGCCAAAGGCATGACCGTGTTTGCCGTGATTGACCACCGCGCCGCCGCCCGTCAAAGCGGCTTGGAAATGCAACCCGCCACCGTGATTGTGTTTGGCACGCCCAAAGCAGGCACGCCGCTGATGGTGAAAGACCCCACCTTCGCGCTGCAACTGCCGCTGCGCGTGTTGGTAACGCAAACCCCAGCGGGCGTGCAAGCCGTGTTCACCGACACCCACGCGCTGATTGACGGCAGCCGCATTGAATACAGCGAAGTGGAAAACACGCTGGCAAATGCGGAGAAGTTGATACGCGCGGTAGTGGCGCAATAA
- a CDS encoding proline--tRNA ligase, which yields MKASQFFISTLKEAPAEAVLASHKLMLRAGLIKANASGLYTWMPMGLRVLRKVEAIVREEMNRAGAIELLMPVVQPADLWKESGRWDFYGDELLRITDRHDNAFCFSPTCEELITDIVRKEINSYKQLPKNFYHIQTKFRDERRPRFGVMRAREFVMKDAYSFHADFESLKATYQTMYDAYCRIFNRLGLDYRPVAADTGSIGGTGSHEFQVLADSGEDVIAYSDASDYAANVELAQTLPLSGCRVVPAQALAKIHTPNVKTIAELVAFLNIPVEQTLKSIVVEGEGEGELVLLMLRGDHEFNDIKAEKLAGVKSPLTMASPEAIVAQFGANGGSLGCVGFAGKVYADFACEKGADWVIGANDDDHHYTGFNFGRDAAEPEFVDLRNVIAGDPSPCGKGSLKLARGIEVGHVFQLRDKYSAALNASFLDSNGKSQIMEMGCYGIGITRIVAAAIEQNNDERGIIWTEAMAPFSVVIVPMNYKKSNSVREAADQIYADLQAAGVDVLLDDRDERAGVLLNDSELLGIPHRIVIGDRALKEGNVEYAERRSGESISVPLNEIVAKICAI from the coding sequence ATGAAAGCCAGCCAATTTTTCATTTCCACCCTCAAAGAAGCCCCCGCCGAAGCCGTGCTTGCCAGCCATAAACTCATGCTGCGCGCAGGGCTGATTAAAGCCAACGCATCGGGCTTATACACTTGGATGCCGATGGGCTTGCGCGTGCTGCGCAAAGTGGAAGCCATCGTGCGCGAAGAAATGAACCGCGCAGGCGCGATTGAATTGCTGATGCCTGTTGTGCAACCTGCTGATTTGTGGAAAGAAAGCGGGCGTTGGGATTTTTACGGCGACGAGCTTTTGCGCATCACCGACCGCCACGACAACGCCTTTTGTTTCAGCCCCACTTGCGAAGAGCTGATTACCGACATCGTGCGCAAAGAAATCAATTCATACAAACAGTTGCCCAAAAACTTCTACCACATCCAAACCAAATTCCGCGATGAACGCCGCCCGCGCTTTGGCGTGATGCGCGCGCGCGAATTTGTGATGAAAGATGCGTATTCCTTCCACGCCGATTTTGAATCGCTTAAAGCCACCTATCAAACCATGTACGACGCTTATTGCCGCATTTTCAACCGCTTAGGCTTGGATTATCGCCCCGTGGCGGCGGATACGGGCAGCATCGGCGGCACAGGCTCGCACGAGTTTCAAGTGTTGGCAGACAGCGGCGAAGACGTGATTGCATACAGCGATGCCTCCGATTACGCCGCAAACGTAGAACTGGCGCAGACTTTGCCGCTTTCAGGCTGCCGTGTTGTGCCCGCGCAAGCGTTGGCGAAAATCCACACGCCCAATGTGAAAACCATTGCCGAATTGGTGGCGTTTTTAAACATTCCCGTTGAGCAAACCTTGAAATCCATCGTGGTGGAAGGCGAGGGCGAAGGCGAATTGGTGCTGCTGATGCTGCGCGGCGACCACGAATTCAACGACATCAAAGCCGAAAAACTGGCGGGCGTGAAATCGCCGCTCACCATGGCATCGCCCGAAGCCATCGTGGCGCAATTTGGCGCAAACGGCGGCTCGCTCGGCTGCGTGGGCTTCGCGGGCAAAGTGTATGCCGATTTTGCCTGCGAAAAAGGCGCGGATTGGGTAATCGGCGCCAACGATGACGACCACCACTACACAGGCTTCAACTTTGGGCGCGATGCCGCCGAGCCTGAATTTGTGGATTTGCGCAACGTTATCGCAGGCGACCCCAGCCCCTGCGGCAAAGGCAGCCTGAAACTGGCGCGTGGCATTGAAGTGGGGCACGTGTTCCAACTGCGCGACAAATATTCCGCCGCGCTAAACGCCAGCTTTTTGGACAGCAACGGCAAAAGCCAAATCATGGAAATGGGCTGCTACGGCATCGGCATCACGCGCATCGTTGCCGCCGCGATTGAGCAAAACAACGACGAGCGCGGCATCATTTGGACGGAGGCGATGGCGCCGTTTAGCGTGGTGATTGTGCCGATGAACTACAAAAAATCCAACAGCGTGCGCGAGGCGGCCGATCAAATCTACGCCGATTTGCAAGCCGCAGGCGTGGATGTGTTGCTGGACGACCGCGACGAACGCGCAGGCGTGTTGCTTAACGACAGCGAGTTGCTCGGCATTCCGCACCGCATTGTGATTGGCGACAGAGCGCTCAAAGAAGGCAATGTGGAATATGCCGAACGCCGCAGCGGCGAAAGCATCAGCGTGCCGCTTAATGAAATCGTGGCAAAAATCTGCGCGATTTAA
- a CDS encoding tetratricopeptide repeat protein, translating into MNRLSLTALALATAACATPPTTPPPRQPETPPIASSLPYPETTANEQFEQLAIQVSRLENQVAELHERVEQLEQRIAASAKRPTRVRVNKPIAPPFQGSLKTENAPSLLEKAQQQYRAQQYQAATATLREADSGGDGSETAQKSMFLLLQAHQKLNHCQSVINIGQRYATRFSGSLNAPEALSLVAQCQWRIQQQDIARDTWRKIIQQYPKSSAAARARNQIHKK; encoded by the coding sequence ATGAACCGCCTATCGCTTACCGCACTCGCTTTGGCAACCGCCGCCTGCGCCACCCCGCCCACTACGCCGCCGCCGAGGCAGCCTGAAACACCCCCAATCGCGTCATCGCTGCCCTATCCCGAAACCACGGCTAACGAGCAATTTGAGCAGCTTGCCATCCAAGTGAGCCGTTTGGAAAACCAAGTTGCCGAGCTGCACGAGCGCGTGGAACAGCTAGAACAACGCATCGCCGCGTCTGCAAAACGCCCCACCCGCGTGCGCGTGAACAAACCCATCGCGCCGCCCTTTCAAGGCAGCCTGAAAACGGAAAACGCGCCCAGCCTGCTAGAAAAAGCGCAACAGCAATACCGCGCCCAGCAATACCAAGCCGCTACCGCCACCCTGCGCGAAGCCGATAGCGGCGGCGATGGCAGCGAAACCGCGCAAAAAAGTATGTTTCTGCTGCTGCAAGCGCATCAAAAGCTCAACCATTGCCAAAGCGTGATTAACATCGGGCAACGCTACGCCACCCGCTTTTCAGGCAGCCTGAACGCGCCCGAAGCCCTATCGCTGGTTGCCCAATGCCAATGGCGCATTCAACAACAAGACATCGCCCGCGACACATGGCGCAAAATCATCCAGCAATACCCCAAAAGCTCCGCTGCCGCGCGCGCGCGCAACCAAATCCACAAAAAATAA
- the surE gene encoding 5'/3'-nucleotidase SurE produces MNILISNDDGYLSQGIATLARIAGEFANVRVVAPERDRSGVSNSLTLDRPLKIRSAENGFYYVSGTPTDCIHLGLHALADFQPDLVLSGINHGSNLGDDTLYSGTVAAATEAYLMGIPAVAFSLTSHEFHKYAATAEKAVWNIVSRLVQNPPSAPILWNVNIPAVAPDQLRGHKIARLGRRHHTQSIVHATNPRGEDIYWIGAVGAVADNEQDTDFATCESGYVSITPLQIDLTAYSQMHALDEYWQGLTFE; encoded by the coding sequence ATGAATATTTTAATTTCCAACGACGATGGCTATTTATCGCAAGGCATCGCCACCCTTGCCCGCATCGCAGGCGAATTTGCCAATGTGCGCGTGGTTGCCCCCGAGCGCGACCGCAGCGGCGTGTCCAATTCGCTCACGCTCGACCGCCCGCTCAAAATCCGCAGTGCGGAAAACGGCTTTTATTATGTGAGCGGCACGCCCACCGACTGCATCCACCTCGGCTTGCACGCCCTTGCCGACTTCCAGCCCGACCTCGTGTTATCAGGCATCAACCACGGCTCCAACCTCGGCGACGACACGCTGTATTCAGGCACCGTTGCCGCCGCCACCGAAGCCTATCTGATGGGCATCCCCGCCGTTGCCTTCTCGCTCACCAGCCACGAATTTCACAAATATGCCGCCACCGCCGAAAAAGCCGTGTGGAACATCGTTTCCCGCCTCGTGCAAAACCCACCTAGCGCGCCGATTTTGTGGAACGTAAACATCCCCGCCGTCGCGCCCGACCAATTGCGCGGACACAAAATCGCGCGGCTGGGCAGGCGGCACCACACCCAAAGCATCGTGCACGCCACCAACCCGCGCGGCGAAGACATTTACTGGATAGGCGCGGTGGGCGCGGTTGCCGACAACGAACAAGACACCGATTTTGCCACCTGCGAATCGGGCTATGTGAGCATCACGCCGCTGCAAATTGATTTGACCGCCTATTCGCAAATGCACGCCTTGGATGAATACTGGCAAGGCTTAACGTTTGAATAA
- the rfbC gene encoding dTDP-4-dehydrorhamnose 3,5-epimerase, which produces MNIIDTTIPDVKILEPQVFGDERGFFMETFRDNWFNEHIARRTFVQENHSKSNKGVLRGLHYQTENTQGKLVRVVVGSVLDVAVDLRRSSPTFGKWAGAVLSADNKRQLWVPEGFAHGFYVLEDHTEFVYKCTDYYNPKAEHSLIWNDPTIGIDWQLNGEPSLSAKDLAGKPLAEAVTFE; this is translated from the coding sequence ATGAACATCATCGACACCACCATCCCAGACGTAAAAATCCTAGAACCGCAAGTCTTCGGCGACGAACGCGGCTTTTTTATGGAAACCTTCCGCGACAACTGGTTCAACGAACACATTGCTCGCCGCACCTTCGTGCAAGAAAACCACAGCAAATCCAACAAAGGCGTGCTGCGCGGCTTGCACTACCAAACTGAAAACACCCAAGGCAAACTCGTGCGCGTGGTTGTAGGCAGCGTGTTAGACGTTGCCGTGGACTTGCGCCGCTCATCGCCCACCTTCGGCAAATGGGCAGGCGCGGTGCTCTCCGCCGACAACAAACGCCAGCTTTGGGTGCCAGAAGGCTTTGCCCACGGCTTTTATGTGCTGGAAGACCACACCGAGTTTGTCTATAAATGCACCGACTACTACAACCCAAAAGCCGAACATTCGCTGATTTGGAACGACCCCACCATCGGCATCGACTGGCAACTGAACGGCGAGCCCAGCCTGTCCGCCAAAGACTTGGCCGGCAAACCGCTTGCCGAAGCCGTTACGTTTGAATAA
- a CDS encoding quinone-dependent dihydroorotate dehydrogenase, protein MYATFIRPLLFKLDPEQAHNLTIQTLARAYCLMPRVNPHTKPTALMGLHLPNPVGLAAGLDKNGEAIDGLTALGFGFIEIGTVTPRPQEGNPQPRLFRAPEHRAIVNRMGFNNHGIDALIANVKRARYTGILGINIGKNASTPIERAADDYLICLEKAYEYASYITVNISSPNTQNLRSLQGGDELSRLLGSLKSKQAELAARVGRYVPLAVKIAPDLDEAQIADIAHVVVQSEMDGLIATNTTIDKTALGASPLAQEAGGLSGEPVREPSNRVLAAFARELGGKVPIIGAGGILSGEDAAEKMQLGASAVQLYSGLIYRGAGLVKECLRALG, encoded by the coding sequence ATGTATGCCACTTTTATCCGCCCCCTGCTGTTTAAACTTGACCCCGAGCAGGCGCACAACCTGACCATCCAAACCCTTGCCCGTGCCTATTGCCTGATGCCGCGCGTGAACCCGCACACCAAGCCCACCGCGCTGATGGGCTTGCATCTGCCCAACCCCGTGGGGCTGGCGGCGGGCTTGGACAAAAACGGCGAGGCGATTGACGGCTTGACGGCGCTGGGCTTCGGTTTTATTGAAATCGGCACGGTTACGCCGCGCCCGCAAGAAGGCAATCCGCAGCCGCGCCTGTTTCGTGCGCCCGAGCATCGCGCCATCGTGAACCGCATGGGCTTTAACAACCACGGCATTGACGCGCTGATTGCCAATGTGAAACGCGCGCGCTATACGGGTATTTTGGGGATTAACATCGGCAAAAACGCCAGCACGCCGATTGAGCGCGCGGCGGATGACTATTTGATTTGCTTGGAAAAAGCCTACGAATACGCTTCTTACATCACCGTCAATATTTCTTCGCCCAACACGCAAAACCTGCGCTCGCTGCAAGGCGGCGACGAGTTGAGCAGGCTGTTGGGCAGCCTGAAAAGCAAGCAAGCCGAGCTTGCCGCGCGTGTGGGGCGGTATGTGCCGCTGGCGGTGAAAATCGCGCCCGATTTGGACGAGGCGCAAATCGCCGACATCGCCCATGTGGTCGTGCAAAGTGAAATGGACGGCTTAATCGCCACCAACACCACTATCGACAAAACCGCGCTGGGCGCATCGCCGCTGGCACAAGAAGCAGGCGGGCTGAGCGGCGAGCCTGTGCGCGAACCGAGCAACCGCGTGCTGGCAGCGTTTGCGCGGGAATTGGGCGGCAAAGTGCCGATTATCGGCGCAGGCGGAATTTTGTCGGGCGAAGATGCGGCGGAGAAAATGCAGCTGGGGGCGAGCGCGGTGCAGCTTTATAGTGGGTTGATTTATCGTGGGGCGGGATTGGTAAAGGAGTGTTTGCGGGCGTTGGGGTAG
- the pnp gene encoding polyribonucleotide nucleotidyltransferase, giving the protein MFNKHVKSFQYGKHTVTLETGEIARQAAGAVKVSMGDTVVLVAVTTNKEVKEGQDFFPLTVDYLERTYAAGKIPGGFFKREGKQSEKEILTSRLIDRPIRPLFPEGFYHDIQIVAMVISCDPEIDSDIPAMIGASAALVLSGVPFAGPIGAARVGYANGQYLLNPSKTELATSQLDLVVAGTKQAVLMVESEANILPEDVMLGAVVFGHEQMQAVINAINELADEVNPEVWDWKAPETNTELVAKVREIAGATIAEAFKIRQKQARSAKLDEAWAAVEAALINEETDTLAKNEIKGIFKQLEADVVRGQILAGQPRIDGRDTRTVRPINIQTNVLPRTHGSALFTRGETQALAVATLGTSRDEQIIDALSGEYTDRFMLHYNFPPYSTGEVGRVGAPKRREIGHGRLAKRALVAVLPDPEDFNYTMRVVSEITESNGSSSMASVCGGCLSLLSAGVPLKAHVAGIAMGLILEDNKFAVLTDILGDEDHLGDMDFKVAGTTEGVTALQMDIKIQGITKEIMQIALAQAKEARLHILSQMQAAVAGPQELSQHAPRLYTMRINPDKIREVIGKGGETIRSITAETHTEINISDDGVVTIAATTAEAGEAAKARIEMITAEVEVGKVYEGTVVKILDNNVGAIVSVMPGKDGLVHISQIAHERVKDVNDYLKVGQVVNVKALDVDERGRVRLSIRALLPQPERSAPAQETEAAGESSAE; this is encoded by the coding sequence ATGTTTAACAAACACGTTAAATCATTCCAATATGGCAAACACACCGTAACCCTAGAAACAGGCGAAATCGCACGCCAAGCCGCAGGCGCGGTAAAAGTATCCATGGGCGATACCGTGGTTTTGGTTGCGGTAACCACCAATAAAGAAGTGAAAGAAGGGCAAGATTTTTTCCCGCTCACCGTTGATTATTTGGAGCGCACCTATGCCGCAGGCAAAATCCCTGGTGGCTTTTTCAAACGCGAGGGCAAACAAAGCGAAAAAGAAATCTTAACCAGCCGCTTGATTGACCGCCCGATTCGCCCGCTGTTTCCCGAAGGCTTTTATCACGACATCCAAATCGTAGCGATGGTGATTTCTTGCGACCCTGAAATTGACAGCGACATCCCTGCGATGATTGGCGCATCCGCTGCGCTGGTGTTAAGCGGCGTGCCATTTGCTGGTCCAATTGGCGCGGCGCGCGTGGGCTATGCCAATGGTCAATATTTGCTCAACCCCAGCAAAACCGAATTGGCGACTTCGCAATTAGACTTGGTGGTGGCAGGCACCAAACAAGCTGTGTTGATGGTGGAATCCGAAGCCAATATTTTGCCCGAAGACGTGATGCTGGGCGCGGTGGTGTTTGGTCATGAGCAAATGCAAGCCGTAATCAACGCCATCAACGAATTGGCAGACGAAGTCAACCCCGAAGTGTGGGACTGGAAAGCCCCTGAAACCAACACCGAATTGGTTGCCAAAGTGCGCGAAATTGCGGGCGCAACCATCGCCGAAGCGTTCAAAATCCGCCAAAAACAAGCCCGCAGCGCCAAATTGGACGAAGCGTGGGCAGCCGTTGAAGCAGCGTTAATTAACGAAGAAACCGACACGCTCGCCAAAAACGAAATCAAAGGCATCTTTAAGCAATTGGAAGCCGATGTGGTGCGCGGTCAAATTTTGGCAGGGCAGCCGCGCATTGACGGACGCGACACACGCACCGTGCGCCCCATCAACATCCAAACCAATGTGTTGCCGCGCACCCACGGCTCGGCATTGTTTACCCGCGGCGAAACGCAAGCGCTTGCCGTTGCCACGCTCGGCACTTCGCGCGATGAGCAAATTATTGACGCACTGAGCGGCGAATACACCGACCGCTTTATGCTGCACTACAACTTCCCACCATATTCAACAGGCGAAGTAGGACGCGTGGGCGCGCCTAAACGCCGTGAGATTGGGCATGGTCGCTTGGCAAAACGCGCTTTGGTGGCAGTGTTGCCCGATCCGGAAGATTTTAACTACACCATGCGCGTGGTTTCGGAAATTACCGAATCCAACGGCTCGTCTTCTATGGCAAGCGTGTGCGGCGGCTGTTTGAGCTTGCTCTCGGCAGGCGTGCCTTTGAAAGCACACGTTGCGGGCATCGCGATGGGCTTGATTTTGGAAGACAACAAATTCGCCGTGTTAACCGATATTTTGGGCGACGAAGACCATTTGGGCGACATGGATTTCAAAGTAGCAGGCACCACCGAAGGCGTTACCGCTTTGCAAATGGATATTAAAATTCAAGGCATTACCAAAGAAATCATGCAAATTGCGTTGGCGCAAGCCAAAGAAGCGCGTTTGCATATTTTGAGCCAAATGCAAGCCGCGGTGGCAGGGCCGCAAGAGCTGTCGCAACACGCGCCGCGCTTGTACACCATGCGCATCAACCCCGATAAAATCCGCGAAGTGATTGGCAAGGGCGGCGAAACCATCCGCAGCATCACCGCCGAAACCCACACCGAAATCAACATCAGCGATGACGGCGTGGTAACCATTGCCGCCACCACCGCCGAAGCGGGCGAAGCCGCTAAAGCGCGCATTGAGATGATTACCGCCGAAGTGGAAGTGGGCAAGGTGTATGAAGGCACAGTGGTGAAAATCTTGGATAACAACGTGGGCGCGATTGTGTCTGTGATGCCAGGCAAAGATGGCTTGGTGCACATCAGCCAAATTGCGCATGAGCGCGTGAAAGATGTGAACGATTATCTGAAAGTGGGGCAAGTGGTGAATGTGAAAGCATTGGATGTGGACGAGCGTGGTCGTGTGCGCCTGTCTATCCGCGCTTTGTTGCCGCAGCCTGAACGCAGTGCGCCTGCGCAAGAAACGGAAGCGGCTGGCGAATCATCCGCAGAATAA
- the erpA gene encoding iron-sulfur cluster insertion protein ErpA translates to MSEEFESPINFTDSCCTKVAELIAEEDNPELMLRVFVNGGGCSGFQYGFTFDEIKNDDDFEIEKNGLKFLVDPMSYQYLLGAEIDYTDGLQGSQFVIRSNPNAVTTCGCGSSFSV, encoded by the coding sequence ATGTCAGAAGAATTTGAATCCCCCATTAACTTCACCGATTCCTGCTGCACCAAAGTAGCCGAGCTTATCGCCGAAGAAGACAACCCCGAATTGATGCTGCGCGTTTTTGTGAACGGCGGCGGCTGTTCAGGCTTCCAATACGGCTTTACGTTTGACGAAATCAAAAATGACGACGATTTTGAAATTGAAAAAAACGGCTTAAAATTTTTGGTTGATCCCATGAGCTATCAATACCTTTTGGGCGCAGAAATTGACTACACCGACGGCTTGCAAGGTTCGCAATTTGTGATTCGCAGTAACCCGAACGCCGTAACCACTTGCGGTTGCGGTTCATCTTTCTCCGTTTAA